One window of the Vicia villosa cultivar HV-30 ecotype Madison, WI unplaced genomic scaffold, Vvil1.0 ctg.000406F_1_1, whole genome shotgun sequence genome contains the following:
- the LOC131627872 gene encoding transcription factor MYB1-like → MEKSKSRGVRKGAWTYEEDKLLKACIDKYGEGKWHLVPQRAGLNRCRKSCRLRWLNYLNPAVNREGFSEDEVDMILRLHKLLGNRWSLIAARLPGRTANDVKNYWHTHLRKKMISRKSDEKKEKEKPKETIKAHEVHEVIKPQPRTFSSHSPLLNGIPDFVKPIGTFSSKNPSVAKDGNIENTMQPIIGDGDFAAPPSLGNSTLSAMWWESLLNESNEKIGSCSLLQEERNSILELPNIENFFIEGSSTFGDCYWDSNLCGFDSHLDI, encoded by the exons ATGGAGAAAAGTAAGAGTAGAGGTGTGAGAAAAGGTGCATGGACATATGAAGAAGACAAACTTCTCAAAGCTTGTATTGACAAGTATGGTGAAGGAAAATGGCATTTAGTTCCTCAAAGAGCAG GATTGAATAGGTGCAGGAAAAGTTGTAGATTAAGATGGTTAAATTATTTAAACCCAGCTGTCAATAGAGAGGGTTTTTCTGAGGATGAAGTTGATATGATCTTAAGGTTACACAAACTTCTAGGAAACAG ATGGTCATTAATTGCTGCAAGGCTTCCTGGCAGAACAGCTAATGATGTGAAAAATTATTGGCACACACACTTGCGCAAGAAGATGATTTCAAGAAAATcagatgaaaagaaagaaaaagaaaaacctaaGGAAACCATAAAAGCTCATGAAGTTCATGAAGTTATTAAACCTCAACCTCGAACTTTTTCATCTCATTCACCATTGTTGAATGGGATACCTGATTTTGTGAAACCAATAGGAACATTTTCATCTAAAAACCCTAGTGTTGCCAAAGATGGTAACATTGAGAATACAATGCAACCAATTATTGGTGATGGAGACTTTGCTGCACCCCCATCTCTTGGAAACTCAACACTGTCAGCCATGTGGTGGGAAAGTTTGTTGAACGAGAGCAATGAAAAAATCGGCTCTTGCTCTTTATTACAAGAGGAGAGAAATTCCATTTTGGAGTTACCAAACATTGAGAATTTTTTTATCGAAGGTTCAAGTACTTTTGGTGATTGCTATTGGGATTCCAACCTTTGTGGATTTGACTCTCATTTGGATATTTAA
- the LOC131627873 gene encoding fatty acid amide hydrolase-like isoform X1, with protein sequence MKSGRKHSSQVAERFVAAIDESAKPPFQMGFFIDYNIDDILRQATESTLRYQRGEPISVLDGVPVAIKDEIDCLPYPITGGTKWMHKERPCKDDACCVKRLRQCGAILVGKSNMHELGSGTNGINPHYGKILVVFVRLSLTSPA encoded by the exons ATGAAATCTGGGAGGAAGCATTCATCACAA GTTGCTGAAAGATTTGTTGCTGCTATTGATGAATCCGCAAAACCACCATTTCAAATGGGATTCTTTATTGATTACAATATTGATGATATACTAAGACAAGCAACTGAATCTACTCTTAGGTATCAAAGAG GGGAACCAATCTCAGTGCTAGACGGAGTACCTGTTGCAATAAAGGATGAGATAGATTGTTTACCGTATCCAATAACAG GAGGTACAAAGTGGATGCATAAGGAAAGGCCTTGTAAAGACGATGCATGTTGTGTTAAGCGCTTAAGGCAATGCGGTGCTATACTTGTTGGGAAATCCAATATGCACGAACTTGGGTCTGGAACTAATGGGATAAACCCACACTATGG GAAAATCTTGGTCGTATTCGTAAGACTCTCGCTGACTTCACCAGCTTGA
- the LOC131627873 gene encoding fatty acid amide hydrolase-like isoform X2 yields the protein MRLAVTDTNQVAERFVAAIDESAKPPFQMGFFIDYNIDDILRQATESTLRYQRGEPISVLDGVPVAIKDEIDCLPYPITGGTKWMHKERPCKDDACCVKRLRQCGAILVGKSNMHELGSGTNGINPHYGKILVVFVRLSLTSPA from the exons ATGCGCCTCGCCGTCACCGACACAAATCAG GTTGCTGAAAGATTTGTTGCTGCTATTGATGAATCCGCAAAACCACCATTTCAAATGGGATTCTTTATTGATTACAATATTGATGATATACTAAGACAAGCAACTGAATCTACTCTTAGGTATCAAAGAG GGGAACCAATCTCAGTGCTAGACGGAGTACCTGTTGCAATAAAGGATGAGATAGATTGTTTACCGTATCCAATAACAG GAGGTACAAAGTGGATGCATAAGGAAAGGCCTTGTAAAGACGATGCATGTTGTGTTAAGCGCTTAAGGCAATGCGGTGCTATACTTGTTGGGAAATCCAATATGCACGAACTTGGGTCTGGAACTAATGGGATAAACCCACACTATGG GAAAATCTTGGTCGTATTCGTAAGACTCTCGCTGACTTCACCAGCTTGA
- the LOC131627865 gene encoding uncharacterized protein LOC131627865 produces the protein MPAEGEPLNADVDHYIWCEVIKEKGPNGCFFGAGNLAASYRRGDRNLFQRLQDGEGGSRQPNLTQEQTELVRQLARRESEAQIEMMRKKQADMEEQHARQMEGIMKKQAEMEEQMRRFMQGGGNYSNAPPQEPEDDGVADDFNPDNYFPDDAS, from the coding sequence atgccagcagagggggagccgctaaatgcggatgttgatcactatatctggtgtgaggttattaaagaaaaaggacctaatggttgcttttttggtgctggaaatttggcggccagctatagacgtggtgaccgcaatctgtttcaaagacttcaggatggagagggtggatcgcgtcaaccaaatctgacacaggaacaaactgaattagtaaggcaattggcgagacgcgaaagtgaggcccagatcgagatgatgcggaagaagcaggctgatatggaggagcagcatgcgcgacagatggagggcattatgaagaagcaagctgagatggaggagcagatgagacggtttatgcaaggaggtggaaattacagtaatgctcctcctcaagagccggaggatgacggggtggctgatgattttaatccggataattattttccggatgatgcgtcttga